A single window of Apus apus isolate bApuApu2 chromosome 18, bApuApu2.pri.cur, whole genome shotgun sequence DNA harbors:
- the LOC127392306 gene encoding fibrinogen-like protein 1-like protein, producing MATQSLCLLLFTSLVALAVSLPALDIRNLHLLNGTMDEIMNVPPESSQPDDGDNHDPVNHVRQARDIAHHPPAGHGWPKDCSEMPPGSHSGVYIIQPKGLHHLVVYCEMNVTNGGWTVIQRNQRDTPVTWAESWSTYQYGFGNVRGEYWLGTEYIHQIAKQKVYQVRFVIQDSTDNINFADYNLFSVEDESHGYRLRLGSYSGTAGDAMTSDNPNTMHDNMKFSTKDRDQDTYSKNCAYSYEGGWWFSACYSVRLNFKGGMTWGNLCKGNCKSSLILIKPASYC from the exons ATGG CCACCCAGAGCCTTTGTCTCTTGCTGTTCACTTCCCTGGTGGCCCTGGCAGTGTCTCTTCCTGCTTTAGACATCAGGAACTTGCATCTCCTCAATGGCACAATGGATGAAATTATGAATGTTCCTCCTGAGTCCTCCCAGCCAG atgATGGTGACAACCATGATCCTGTGAACCACGTCCGACAGGCCCGAGACATTGCCCACCACCCACCAGCAGGCCATG gctggcCCAAGGACTGCAGCGAGATGCCTCCTGGCAGCCACAGTGGTGTCTACATCATCCAGCCCAAAGGGCTCCACCACCTCGTGGTGTACTGCGAGATGAATGTGACCAACGGGGGCTGGACAGTCATCCAGAGGAACCAGAGGGACACACCAGTCACCTGGGCCGAGTCCTGGAGCACCTACCAGTACGGCTTTGGGAACGTGCGCGGCGAGTACTGGCTGGGCACCGAGTACATCCACCAGATTGCCAAGCAGAAGGTCTACCAGGTCAGGTTTGTCATCCAGGACTCCACAGACAACATCAACTTTGCAGACTACAACCTCTTCAGTGTGGAAGACGAGTCCCACGGCTACCGGCTGCGGCTGGGCTCCTACTCGGGCACGGCGGGGGATGCCATGACCTCGGACAATCCCAACACCATGCATGACAACATGAAGTTCTCCACAAAGGATCGGGACCAGGACACCTACAGCAAGAACTGTGCCTACAGCTACGAGGGTGGGTGGTGGTTCTCGGCCTGTTACTCTGTGCGGCTGAATTTCAAGGGCGGAATGACCTGGGGCAACCTGTGCAAAGGGAACTGCAAATCCTCCCTTATCCTCATCAAACCAGCTTCCTATTGTTAG
- the BUD23 gene encoding probable 18S rRNA (guanine-N(7))-methyltransferase isoform X2 — protein MSERAVELLGLPEDRPCLLLDVGCGSGLSGDYISEEGHYWIGMDISPAMLDVAVEREVEGDLLLADVGHGIPFRPGMFDGCISISAVQWLCNADKKSHSPPKRLYKFFSTLYAALARGSRAVLQLYPENSEQLELITAQAMRAGFTGGMVVDYPNSAKAKKFFLCLFVGTPGTLPKGLGTECADGEEVQQAKFTNKRTRFTNMKGKSVKKSRDWILEKKERRRRQGKEVRADTKYTGRKRRPRF, from the exons ATGTCGGAGCgggctgtggagctgctgggcctGCCCGAGGACCGGCCGTGCCTCCTCCTGGACGTGGG CTGTGGCTCTGGGCTGAGCGGGGATTACATCTCTGAGGAGGGTCACTACTGGATTGGCATGGACATCAGCCCTGCCATGCTGG ATGTGGctgtggagagggaggtggaaGGAGACCTTCTGCTTGCAGATGTGGGTCATGGCATTCCCTTCAGACCTGGCATGTTTGATGGCTGTATCAG taTCTCTGCAGTGCAGTGGCTCTGTAATGCTGATAAGAAATCCCACAGCCCTCCAAAGCGCCTCTATAAGTTCTTCTCAACTCTTTATGCTGCCTTG GCCCGAGGATCCAGAGCTGTCCTGCAGCTGTACCCTGAGAACTCGGAACAG CTGGAGCTCATCACAGCCCAGGCCATGAGAGCTGGCTTTACTGGGGGGATGGTGGTGGATTACCCCAACAGTGCCAAAGCCAAGAA GTTCTTCCTTTGTCTCTTTGTTGGGACACCTGGCACGTTACCAAAG GGCCTTGGTACTGAGTGTGCTGATGGAGAAGAGGTACAGCAGGCCAAGTTCACCAACAAGAG gaCACGGTTCACAAACATGAAGGGCAAGTCTGTGAAGAAGAGCCGGGACTGGATCCTTGAGAAGAAGGAGCGTAGACGACGACAGGGCAA GGAAGTGCGAGCAGACACCAAATACACGGGTCGAAAGCGCCGCCCTCGTTTCTGA
- the VPS37D gene encoding vacuolar protein sorting-associated protein 37D codes for MSRPPAPPGSPRLFGALSTAQLRALLQDEPRLQRAARLSRKFQSLQLEREMCLASNCSLARVNLSLRPRLEDGKASLAIKYQELQEIREACWDKQQRLEVYLEKWSPQSALGQLQAKLDASEAESEAQVDQFLAQDLPLPSFLESFCQSRMRSHICRTQLEKLQELLQKDQVGRDRAGPAGCPGALATPAPACLALLQSGVAPKAFDPSYGFVPAFLMPSEAVVPFAVPAAPPRHHLPALEHQPGSPCSETPSPASPLHLVEHIPPLSPQPLHRQQQPHQKQELPHR; via the exons ATGTCTCGGCCCCCGGCGCCCCCCGGCTCCCCGCGCCTTTTCGGGGCGCTCAGCACCGCGCAGCTCCGCGCTCTGCTGCAGGACGAGCCCCGGCTGCAGCGCGCTGCCCGCCTCAGCAGGAAG TTTCAGAGCCTGCAGCTGGAGCGGGAGATGTGTTTGGCTTCCAactgcagcctggccagggtGAACCTGTCCCTGCGCCCGCGGCTGGAGGACGGGAAGGCTTCCCTAGCCATCAAgtaccaggagctgcaggagatcCGAGAGGCGTGTTGGGACAAGCAGCAGCGCCTGG AGGTGTACCTGGAGAAGTGGAGCCCGCAGAGCGCCCTGGGCCAGCTCCAAGCCAAGCTTGATGCCTCAGAGGCAGAGTCAGAG GCACAGGTAGACCAGTTCCTGGCCCAGGACCTgcctctcccttcctttttgGAGTCCTTCTGCCAGAGCCGCATGCGCTCCCACATCTGCCGGACACAGCTGGAGaaactgcaggagctgctgcagaaggaccAGGTGGGCAGGGATCGTGCAGGCCCCGCGGGGTGCCCAGGTGCCCTGGCtaccccagcaccagcctgccTTGCCCTGTTGCAGAGTGGAGTAGCCCCCAAAGCCTTTGATCCCTCCTATGGCTTTGTGCCTGCCTTTCTCATGCCCTCGGAGGCCGTTGTGCCTTTTGCCGTGCCAGCTGCACCTCCCAGACACCATCTCCCAGCCCTGGAACACCAGCCAGGATCTCCCTGCTCTGaaacccccagcccagcctcacCCCTGCACCTCGTGGAACACATCCCCCcgctcagcccccagcccctccacaggcagcagcagccacaccaGAAGCAGGAGCTTCCGCACCGGTAG
- the DNAJC30 gene encoding dnaJ homolog subfamily C member 30, mitochondrial has protein sequence MAPGALRRLPLLPRAPPPGPGLAPSRRGQTGGGGAPRPRRDLYEVLGVPATATAAQIKTAYYEQSFRYHPDRNAGSAAAAARFAAVSEAYRVLGSAVLRRKYDRGLLSAEELRAAPRPPGRPPAPPPRAPAARRGPAPPPFDFDAFYRAHYGEQLQREQLLRVRREQLRLRREEAKAQGRLRLFSDFSVGLVFFVGFAILYGLK, from the coding sequence ATGGCGCCGGGCGCGCTCCGCCGCCTCCCGCTGctgccccgggccccgccgcccggccccggcctgGCGCCCTCCCGCCGCGGGCAGACGGGCGGCGGCGgagccccgcggccccgccgggaCCTGTACGAGGTGCTGGGGGTGCCGGCCACGGCCACGGCGGCGCAGATCAAGACCGCGTACTACGAGCAGTCCTTCCGCTACCACCCCGACCGCAACGCCggcagcgccgccgccgccgcccgcttCGCCGCCGTCAGCGAGGCCTACCGGGTGCTGGGCAGCGCCGTCCTGCGCCGCAAGTACGACCGCGGCCTCCTCAGCGCCGAGGAGCTGCGCGCTGCCCCCCGGCCCccgggccgcccgcccgccccgccgccccgcgcccccgccgcccgccgcgggcccgccccgccgcccttCGACTTCGACGCCTTCTACCGGGCGCACTACGGGGAGCAGCTGCAGCGGGAGCAGCTGCTGCGGGTGAGGCGGGAGCAGCTGCGCCTCCGCCGGGAGGAGGCCAAGGCCCAGGGACGCCTCCGGCTCTTCTCTGACTTCTCGGTCGGGCTCGTCTTTTTCGTGGGCTTTGCCATCCTCTACGGGCTCAAGTGA
- the BUD23 gene encoding probable 18S rRNA (guanine-N(7))-methyltransferase isoform X1: protein MAGSGRRPEHRGPPELFYDEAEARKYTQNSRVVEIQSQMSERAVELLGLPEDRPCLLLDVGCGSGLSGDYISEEGHYWIGMDISPAMLDVAVEREVEGDLLLADVGHGIPFRPGMFDGCISISAVQWLCNADKKSHSPPKRLYKFFSTLYAALARGSRAVLQLYPENSEQLELITAQAMRAGFTGGMVVDYPNSAKAKKFFLCLFVGTPGTLPKGLGTECADGEEVQQAKFTNKRTRFTNMKGKSVKKSRDWILEKKERRRRQGKEVRADTKYTGRKRRPRF, encoded by the exons ATGGCGGGCAGCGGGCGGAGGCCGGAGCACCGGGGGCCGCCCGAGCTG TTCTACGACGAGGCCGAGGCGCGGAAATACACGCAGAA ctcccGCGTGGTGGAGATCCAGTCGCAGATGTCGGAGCgggctgtggagctgctgggcctGCCCGAGGACCGGCCGTGCCTCCTCCTGGACGTGGG CTGTGGCTCTGGGCTGAGCGGGGATTACATCTCTGAGGAGGGTCACTACTGGATTGGCATGGACATCAGCCCTGCCATGCTGG ATGTGGctgtggagagggaggtggaaGGAGACCTTCTGCTTGCAGATGTGGGTCATGGCATTCCCTTCAGACCTGGCATGTTTGATGGCTGTATCAG taTCTCTGCAGTGCAGTGGCTCTGTAATGCTGATAAGAAATCCCACAGCCCTCCAAAGCGCCTCTATAAGTTCTTCTCAACTCTTTATGCTGCCTTG GCCCGAGGATCCAGAGCTGTCCTGCAGCTGTACCCTGAGAACTCGGAACAG CTGGAGCTCATCACAGCCCAGGCCATGAGAGCTGGCTTTACTGGGGGGATGGTGGTGGATTACCCCAACAGTGCCAAAGCCAAGAA GTTCTTCCTTTGTCTCTTTGTTGGGACACCTGGCACGTTACCAAAG GGCCTTGGTACTGAGTGTGCTGATGGAGAAGAGGTACAGCAGGCCAAGTTCACCAACAAGAG gaCACGGTTCACAAACATGAAGGGCAAGTCTGTGAAGAAGAGCCGGGACTGGATCCTTGAGAAGAAGGAGCGTAGACGACGACAGGGCAA GGAAGTGCGAGCAGACACCAAATACACGGGTCGAAAGCGCCGCCCTCGTTTCTGA